CAGGGGATGGCCGGTGCCCAGCACGGGCGCTGCCCCGGGATGGCGCTCGCCGAGCCACTCGGCGATGTCGTGGCCGAGAGCGTTCGTCTCGTCGATCGCCTTGGCCTGGTAGCGCTCGTAGATCTCGTCGTCGGCCACGGTCACCCACCGCCCTATTCGGCGGTCGCCTCCCGAAGCCTGCGCCCCTACCTGGCCACGCTTTGCACCCACTTGAGCCCCTGAAGATACAGGAGGCTCTTCGGCCGCCGCACGATCTCCGACTGGCGCATGGCCAGCAGGAACTCCTCGGGGCCGTCGAATGCGGGGATCCGGTTGATCGCGGTGCCGATCCCGGGGAGGACGTGCGCGTCCGATCCGGCGGCCTGGATCAGGTTGTACTTCGACGCGAACCGCAAGGCGTCGTCGTTGAAGCTGTCGAAGAGCAGGCGCGAGTTGTAGACCTCGAGGATGTCGATCTGGTCGAGGTGGCGCAGGAGCGTGGCCGCGTCGGGGATCGTGTGCAGGCGGTCGAACGGGTGCGGCATGTAGACCAGGCCGCCCTGCTCCTGGATGGCGGCGATTGTCTCGCCCATGTCGAGCCCCGGCTCGATCCGCTCCTTCAGGAAGAGGCCGATCACCTCGCCCTGGGTCGTCTTGACCTCCTCGCCGACGATGATCGTGATCGGCTTGCCGAGCGCCGCGGCGGCCTGCGCGCCGGACACCTCGTTGTGGTCCGTGATCGCGATCGCGCCGAGGCCCTGGGCGATGCACTGGTCGACGAGCGCCTCGGGGTCGGTCGCGCAGTCGTAGGAGTGGCTCGTGTGCATGTGCAGGTCGGCCGAGATCAGCTCGCGGCCGCTCTGCGCCGGCCGCCGGCCGGTGCGCCGGCGCGAGCCGAGGTTGGCGTAGACGCCCTCGATCTGCTCGGCCACGGCGGCGAACGAGCGCCCGGCTGCCGCCGCCGCGCCCTCCTCGGCCTGGCGCGCCCGTAGCGCATCGTCGTCCAGCAGTCGGGCGGCGGCGGCCGCGGCCAGCGCGGGTTGGTCGACCGCGAATCCGAGCCCCGCCGCGTCGAGGTCGAGCGAGCCCTCCGCCAGCGGCGCCACGACGGCGCAGCCGCACGCCCGCGCCTCCCACGCCAGCGACGGGTCGCCGCCTTCGCTGGCGACGAACACGTCGGCGCCGGCCAGGACGGCGGCACGCCCCTCGGCGTCCTCGGGGCTGGTCGCGTGCACGCGGCCGCGCGCCTGGGCGGGCACGAACGGCCGCAGCGGCCGGCGGCTGCGCCGGTTCCAGAGCAGTACGAGCTCGACGCCGGGCGTCGAGGCCACCAGCTTGACCAGGGCGCGCAGGACGGCCCGGCCCTCGCCGTGCCACTCGCAGACGATGGTCGTCCCGTCCTTCTCGCCCGGAGTGAACGGCGCCCCGATGCCCTCCGGGATGACGGTGTAGTCGCCGGGGTAGATCGCCGCAGCCTGCTCGGCCGCCGCCGGCGACGTGGCGAGCAGCGCGTCGATGCGGGCCCGGTAGCGCTCGAGCGGCCCCGAGCGCACGGGATAGTGCAGCGCCCGCTCGGGCGCGTGGAAGGTGGCGACGGTCAGGCCCCGCGAGTGGCGCAGCGCCGAGGTGGCCACGCCGGGCAGGATCGGCTCGAACGCGTGGACGACGTCGAAGCCGCCCTGGCCGACGGCCAGCGCGACGTTCGCGCGCGCCCCGACCGGGATGCCCGCGCCCCGGCGGCGGCCGCGCTGGCGCAGCGGCACCGCGGGCGCGACGGCGACCTGGAGCGGCTCGCCGTCGAGCGCGATCAGCGCCTCGTCATCGCCGTGGTCGAGCGCCCGCAGGCGGCGCCGGCCGCTGCGCAGCGCCCGCGTCGAGGAGCTCGGTGCGAGCACCGTGACGCGGTGGCCGCGGGCGGCCAGCGCCGTGGCGACCCCGCGCACGTGCTCGGCGACCGGATGGGCGCCGGCCAGGGCGAACGGGGACGCCAGGCACAGCTTCAGCGGATCCACCGGGA
This window of the Gaiellales bacterium genome carries:
- a CDS encoding glycosyltransferase: MDPLKLCLASPFALAGAHPVAEHVRGVATALAARGHRVTVLAPSSSTRALRSGRRRLRALDHGDDEALIALDGEPLQVAVAPAVPLRQRGRRRGAGIPVGARANVALAVGQGGFDVVHAFEPILPGVATSALRHSRGLTVATFHAPERALHYPVRSGPLERYRARIDALLATSPAAAEQAAAIYPGDYTVIPEGIGAPFTPGEKDGTTIVCEWHGEGRAVLRALVKLVASTPGVELVLLWNRRSRRPLRPFVPAQARGRVHATSPEDAEGRAAVLAGADVFVASEGGDPSLAWEARACGCAVVAPLAEGSLDLDAAGLGFAVDQPALAAAAAARLLDDDALRARQAEEGAAAAAGRSFAAVAEQIEGVYANLGSRRRTGRRPAQSGRELISADLHMHTSHSYDCATDPEALVDQCIAQGLGAIAITDHNEVSGAQAAAALGKPITIIVGEEVKTTQGEVIGLFLKERIEPGLDMGETIAAIQEQGGLVYMPHPFDRLHTIPDAATLLRHLDQIDILEVYNSRLLFDSFNDDALRFASKYNLIQAAGSDAHVLPGIGTAINRIPAFDGPEEFLLAMRQSEIVRRPKSLLYLQGLKWVQSVAR